A genomic window from Camelina sativa cultivar DH55 chromosome 2, Cs, whole genome shotgun sequence includes:
- the LOC104732729 gene encoding nicotianamine synthase 2, with product MAYESNLVVKQIIDLYNQISNLESLKPSKNVDTLFGQLVSTCLPTDTNIDVTEIHDEKVKDARSHLIKLCGEAEGYLEEHFSTILGSFEDNPLNHLHIFPYYNNYLKLGKLEFDLLSQHTTHVPTKVAFIGSGPMPLTSIVLAKFHLPNTTFHNFDIDSQANKLASSLVSCDPDLSKRMIFHTTDVLNAKEGLDQYDVVFLAALVGMDKESKVKAIEHLEKYMAPGAVLMLRSAHGLRAFLYPIVDSSDLKGFEVLTIYHPSDDVVNSVVIARKLGGSNGVRGSQIGRCVVMPCNCSKVHAIMNNFGMKKNLIEEFSAIE from the coding sequence ATGGCTTACGAAAGTAACCTAGTTGTCAAGCAAATCATCGACTTGTACAACCAAATCTCAAACCTCGAGAGCTTAAAACCATCCAAGAATGTCGACACTTTGTTCGGACAACTCGTGTCCACGTGCTTACCAACGGACACAAACATCGATGTCACAGAAATACACGATGAAAAAGTCAAAGACGCGAGATCTCATCTCATCAAGCTCTGTGGTGAAGCCGAAGGTTATTTAGAGGAACACTTCTCAACAATCTTAGGCTCTTTTGAAGACAACCCACTAAACCATTTACACATCTTTCCCTATTACAACAACTATCTCAAACTAGGCAAACTCGAATTCGATCTCCTATCTCAACACACAACCCATGTCCCTACCAAAGTTGCCTTTATCGGTTCGGGTCCGATGCCACTTACTTCCATCGTCCTGGCCAAGTTCCACCTCCCCAACACAACGTTCCACAACTTTGACATCGACTCACAGGCCAACAAACTCGCTTCAAGCCTTGTTTCTTGCGATCCTGACCTCTCGAAACGCATGATCTTCCACACAACTGATGTGTTGAATGCTAAGGAAGGGTTAGACCAATATGATGTCGTTTTCTTGGCAGCTCTTGTTGGGATGGATAAAGAGTCAAAGGTCAAAGCTATTGAGCATTTGGAGAAATATATGGCTCCGGGAGCTGTGTTGATGCTAAGGAGTGCTCATGGTCTTAGAGCTTTCTTGTATCCAATCGTTGACTCTTCCGATCTTAAAGGATTTGAGGTGTTGACCATTTATCATCCCTCCGATGACGTAGTGAACTCGGTGGTCATCGCACGTAAGCTCGGTGGTTCGAATGGAGTTAGAGGCAGCCAGATTGGACGGTGTGTGGTTATGCCTTGTAATTGCTCTAAGGTCCACGCGATTATGAACAATTTTGGTATGAAGAAGAATTTGATCGAGGAGTTTAGTGCCATCGAGTAA